A genomic region of Sarcophilus harrisii chromosome 6, mSarHar1.11, whole genome shotgun sequence contains the following coding sequences:
- the LOC100924949 gene encoding glyceraldehyde-3-phosphate dehydrogenase-like produces MVRIGINGFGRIGRMVTRVAFQTGKVDVVAINDPFVDINYMVYLFKYDSTHGKFQGSVRADYDRLVINGRAITVSQEKDPANIKWGNAGAEYVIESSGVFTTLEQAGAHLRGGCRRVIISAPSVDAPMFVMGVNHETYNTSNTVVSNASCTTNCLAPLAKIIHENFGIIEGLMTTIHATTATQKTVDGASGKQWRDGRGAGQNIIPSATGAAMAVGKVFPALAGKLTGMAFRVPVANVSVVDLTCRLERPAKYDDIKRIVRQASEGNMRNIVGYTEDQVVSSDFNGDFNSTTFDAEAGIALNDYFVKLIAWYDNEFGYSNRLLDLCVYMSSRE; encoded by the coding sequence ATGGTGAGGATTGGAATTAACGGATTTGGCCGGATTGGGCGAATGGTAACTAGGGTGGCATTTCAAACAGGCAAAGTAGATGTCGTGGCCATTAATGATCCTTTTGTTGATATAAATTACATGGTTTACCTGTTCAAGTATGATTCTACTCATGGAAAATTTCAAGGCTCTGTCAGAGCTGACTATGACAGGCTGGTGATAAATGGAAGAGCTATTACTGTCTCCCAGGAAAAGGATCCTGCCAATATCAAATGGGGAAATGCTGGCGCTGAATATGTCATCGAATCTTCTGGTGTCTTTACCACCTTGGAGCAGGCTGGGGCTCACTTAAGGGGGGGCTGCAGACGGGTCATCATCTCTGCTCCATCAGTGGATGCTCCCATGTTCGTGATGGGCGTAAACCATGAGACCTACAACACTTCCAACACGGTAGTTAGTAACGCCTCATGTACGACCAACTGTCTGGCCCCGCTAGCCAAGATCATCCATGAAAACTTCGGCATTATAGAGGGACTGATGACTACAATTCACGCCACTACTGCTACCCAGAAGACCGTAGACGGTGCGAGCGGGAAACAATGGCGAGATGGCCGCGGTGCTGGCCAGAACATCATTCCTTCCGCCACGGGGGCCGCGATGGCTGTGGGGAAAGTCTTCCCCGCCCTGGCCGGCAAACTCACCGGCATGGCTTTCCGAGTGCCCGTCGCCAACGTGTCCGTCGTGGATCTGACCTGCCGCCTGGAGAGACCCGCCAAGTATGATGACATCAAGAGAATCGTGAGACAAGCATCTGAGGGAAACATGAGAAATATTGTAGGCTACACCGAGGACCAAGTTGTATCCAGTGATTTCAATGGTGACTTCAACTCTACTACTTTTGATGCTGAAGCTGGAATTGCGCTAAATGACTATTTTGTCAAACTCATTGCCTGGTATGACAACGAATTTGGTTATAGTAACCGCTTGTTGGATCTCTGTGTCTACATGTCCTCCAGGGAGTAA